The stretch of DNA CGTCCGGCGTCTCCAGGCCGGCGATGGCGCGCAGGATGGTGGACTTGCCCGCGCCCGAGGGGCCCAGCAGCGTGGTGATGGCGCCCGCGGGGGCCTGGAAGGACACGTCCGAGACGGCGGGGGCGCCGCCGGCGGAGAACCGCTTGGTCAGCTTCTCGACGATGACGCTCATGGGGTGTGCGCCCTCCATTCGATGTACTTCTTGACGGCCAGCGTGACCAGGCCGAGCAACGTCAGCAGCGAGGCGACCGCGAAGGCACCGACGAAGTCGTACTCGTTGTAGAGAATCTCCGCGTGGAGCGGCAGCGTGGTGGTCACCCCCCGCACGTGTCCGGAGACGACCGAGACGGCGCCGAACTCGCCCATCGCCCGGGCGTTGCAGAGGATGACGCCATACAGCACCCCCCACTTCACCTTGGGCAGGGTGATGGTGAAGAAGGTCCTCCAGCCGCTCGCGCCCAGCGTGAGCGCGGCCTCCTCCTCGTCGCTGCCCTGGGCCTGCATCACCGGCAGCACCTCGCGCGCCACGAAGGGAAACGTCACGAAGAGCGTGGCCAGCACGATGCCGGGCACCGCGAAGATGATGGAGATGCCGTGCTCCGCCAGCCACGGCCCCAGCCAGCCCTGCCGGCCAAACAGCAGCACGAAGATGAGGCCCGCGATGACCGGGGAGACGCTGAAGGGCAGGTCAATCAACGTGATGAGCAAGTCCCTCCCCGGGAACCGGAAGCGGGCGATGAGCCACGCGGAGGCCACGCCAAAGACGAGGTTGAGCGGCACGGCGATCAGCGCCGCGAGCACTGTCAGCCGGATGGCGGACCACGCCTCGGGTTCCTGGAGGGCCGCGAGGTAGGGGCCCGCGCCCTTCTGGAAGGCGTGGTGGAAGACGGCCACCAGCGGAACGACGAGGAACACGCCCAGGAAGAGCAGGGCGGTGCCGATGAGCGCCCAGCGCACCAGCGGCGAGCCGGTCCGGGCGTGCTCCTTCTGGCGGAGCAGGAGCAGGGAGGTGGACTGCATGCGGAGGACTCCTAGCTGGGCCGGGCCTCGAGCCGGCGGCGGCTCCAGCGCTGGAGCAGGTTGACGGCGAGCAGCAGGGCGAAGGACGCGGTGAGCATCACCACGGCGATGGCCGTGGCGCCCGCGTAGTCGTACTGCTCCAGCTGGGTGATGATGAGCAGCGGGGCGATCTCCGTGCGCATGGGCATGTTGCCGGAGATGAAGACGACGGAGCCGTACTCGCCCAGCGCCCGCGCGAGCGCCAGGGTGAAGCCGCTGAGCAGGGCGGGCAGGATGGCCGGGAAGATGACGCGGGTGAAGGTCTCCCAGGGCGTGGCCCCCAGCGTGGCGGCGGCCTCCTCCACGTCCACGTCGATGTCCTCCAGGACAGGCTGCACGGTGCGTACCACGAAGGGCAGGCCGATGAAGGTGAGCGCCACGGCGACCCCCACGGAGGTGAAGGCCACCTGGATGCCTGCGGCCTCCAGGTACCGTCCGTACCAGCCGTTGCTGGAGTAGAGCGCGGTCAGCGTCAGCCCCGCCACGGCCGTGGGCAGGGCGAAGGGCAGGTCCACCAGCGCGTCCACCAGCGACTTGCCCGGGAAGCGGTAGCGCACCAGCACCCAGGCCACCAGCAGGCCGAAGACGGCGTTGGTCACCGCCGCCACCAGCGAGGCGCCGAAGGTGAGCCGGTAGGCGGCCAGGGCGCGCGCCGAGCCCACCGTGGTCCAGAACTGGTCCCAGCTCAGGGTGAACGTCTTGAGGAAGAGGCTCGACAGGGGGACGATGACGAGCAGCCCCAGGTAGAACCAGGTCAGCCCCAGGGTCAGCCCGAAACCGGGCAGGATGCGTCGGGCGCGCCGGGCCATGGAGGCGTCCTTACTGGGCCTGGGGGGCGTAGATGCGGTCGAAGATGCCGCCATCGTCGAAGTGCGCCTGCTGCGCCTTGCGCCAGCCGCCGAACGCCTCATCGATGGTGAAGAGCTTCACGGCCGGGAAGTGGCTGGCGTGCTTGGCGGCGATGGCCTGGGAGCGGGGACGGTAGTGGTGCTTGGCGGCGAGCTCCTGCCCCTCGTCGCTGTAGAGGTGCTGGAGGTAGGCCTCCGCCACGGCCCGCGTGCCGCGCTTGTCGGCGTTCTTGTCCACCACGGAGACGGGGGGCTCGGCGAGGATGCTCTCGGACGGGACGATGATCTCGAAGCGATCCTTGCCCACCTCCTCGGTGAGCAGCAGCGCCTCGTTCTCCCAGGCGAGCAGCACATCGCCCATGCCCCGCTCGGCGAAGGTGGTGGTGGCGCCGCGGGCGCCGGAGTCCAGCACGGGGACGTTGCGGAACAGGCGGGTGACGAAATCCTGGGCCTTGGCCTCGTCGCCGCCTGCCTGGCGCAGCGCATGGCCCCAGGCCGCCAGGTAGTTCCACCGCGCCCCGCCCGACGTCTTCGGATTGGGGGTGATGACCGAGACGCCCGGCTGAATCAGGTCTTCCCAGTCCCGGAGCCCCTTGGGGTTACCTTTGCGCACCACGAAGACGATGGTGGAGGTGTACGGCGCGCTGTTGTGCTCCAGCCGCGTCTGCCAGTTCGCGGGGATGAGGTCCGCCTTGTCGTGGAGCATGTCCACGTCGTAGGCGAGCGCCAGCGTGACGACGTCCGCCTCCAGCCCGTCGATGACGGCCCGCGCCTGTTTGCCGGAGCCGCCATGGGACTGCTTGACGGAGAGCTTCTTGCCGCTCTTGGCCTCCCACTGCTTCGCGAAGGCCGCGTTGAACTCCTCGTAGAACTCGCGCGTCGGATCGTACGAGACGTTGAGCAGCGTGACGGCCTCGGACTCCCCTCCGGACCGGGAACAGCCCGGCAGCAGGGGCAGCAGCAGCAGGGCCGCCAGCAAAGGCAGGAAGAGCGAGCGCGGGGCGCGGACACCGGTGGACATAATTACCTGGGGGGGGAGGAAGCGGCGGAAAAGGGAGCGACGTGGCCGGCGCGGAGGGTGAAGTCGCCGAAGCCCTCGCCGGGCTGGCGGTCGCGCGAATAGGCGGCGAACAGGGGCTCCAGGGCTTCGAGCACCCCCGCCTCGTCGATGTTCTCGCGGTAGAGGTTGTTCAGGCGCTGCCCGCGGGTGTCGCCTCCGAGGTGGAGGTTGTAGCGGCCGGGCGCCTTGCCCACGAGGGCGATCTCGGCCAGGTACGGCCGGGCGCAGCCGTTTGGGCAGCCGGTGATGCGCAGGAGGATCTTCTCGTCCTGGAGGCCGTGGGCCGTCAGGCGCTCCTCCAAGAGGCCCACCACGCGCGGCAGGTAGCGCTCGGCCTCGGCCATGGCGAGGCCACACGTGGGCAGGGCCACGCACGCCAGCGCGTTGAGGCGCAGCGGGCTCGCGCGGCGGTAGCCCTCCAGCCCGTGGGCGGCCGCCAGGGCGTCGATGTCCTTGCGGGCCGCTGCGGGCACCCCGGCGATGATGAGGTTCTGGTTCGGCGTCAGCCGGAAGTCGCCCTGGTGAATCTTGGCGATCTCCCGCAGGCCCGTCATCAACCTGGCGTCCGCGGTGTCCGCCACGCGGCCGCTCTCCAGGCGCAGCGTCAGGTGCCACCGCCCGTCGTGGCCTTCCAGCCAGCCGAAGCGGTCCCCGTTGTGGTCGAACGCGAAGGGCCGGGCGGGCTGGAGCGAGAAGCCCAGCCGGGATTCCAGCTCCGCGGTGAACCAGGCGATGCCCCGGTCCTGGATGGTGTACTTCAGGCGCGCGTGCTTGCGGTTGGTCCGGTCGCCGTAGTCGCGCTGGACCTTCACCACGTTCTCGGCCACGGCCAGGAGCTGCTCGGGCGTGATGAAGCCGATGACGTCCGCGAGGCGCGGGTAGGTGGCCGCATCGCCGTGCGTGGCCCCCATGCCGCCGCCCACGGCGACGTTGAAGCCCGCGAGCGCGCCGTTCTCCAGGATGGCGATGAAGCCCAGGTCCTGGGAGAAGACGTCCACGTCGTTGAGGGGCGGCACCACGACGGCGGCCTTGAACTTCCGGGGCAGGTACGTGGGGCCGTAGATGGGCTCCTCTTCGCCGCCCTCCACCTTCTCGCCGTTCAGCCAGATCTCGTAGTAGGCCCGCGTCTTCGGCAGCAGGTGCTCGGACAGGCGCGTGGTCCACTGGAACACCGTCTCGTGGACCCGCGAGTCGGCCGGGTTGGGGTTGCACATCACGTTGCGGTTGACGTCTCCGCACGCCGCCAGCGTGTCGAGCAGCGCCGCGTGGATCTCCCCCATCACCGGCTTGAGGTCTCCTTTGATGATGCCGTGGAACTGGAACGCCTGGCGCGTGGTGAGCCGCAGCGTGCCGTTGGCGTGCTTCTGGGAGATGGCATCCAGCGCCAGCCACTGCGCCGGGGTGCAGACGCCTCCGGGAAGGCGCGTGCGAATCATGAAGCTGTAGTCCGGCTCCAGCTTCTGGAGCCGCCGCTCCTCGCGGATGTCCCGGTCGTCCTGCTGGTAGCTGCCGTGGAACTTGATGAGGCTGGTGTCCGCCGGGGCGATGGCGCCCGTGACGGGATCCACCAGGCTCTCGGCCATGGTCCCGCGCAGCAACTGGCTGCGCGCCTTGATGTGTTCCACCTCGGAGAGGGGCTTGGGAGGGGTTTTGCTCATGGCAGGCTCAGGTCAGTAGATGTCGCGCTGGTAGCGCTGCTCTTCCCGCAGCGTCTGGAGCCAGGCCTCCGCGTCCTCGCGGCTGCGGCCCCCGTGGGTGGTGATGATGTCGAGCAGGGCGGCATGGACATCCGGCGCCATGCGTTGGGCCTCGCCGCACACGTACAGGTGGGCGCCTCCCTCCAGCCAGGCGTAGACGTCCTTGCCCGCCTCGCGCAGGCGCTGCTGGACGTAGATCTTCTCCGCCTGGTCCCGCGAGAAGGCCAGGGAGAGGCGGCTCAGCTCGCCCTTCTTCAACGCCTCCTGCCACTCCGTCTGGTAGAGGAACTGGCTGCGGAAGTGCTGCTCGCCGAAGAAGAGCCAGTTGCGGCCCTTGCCGCCCGTCTCCGCGCGCTCCTGGGTGAAGGCCCGGAACGGGGCCACGCCCGTGCCCGGGCCAATCATGAGGATGTCCCGGTCCGTGTCCTTCGGGAGCCGGAACCGCTCGTTGTGCTCGACGAAGACCCGCGCCGTGCCCTCGCTGGTGCCGCGCGTGGCCAGGTAGGACGAGGCGGCGCCCTGGTGCGGCGTGCCGAAGGCGACGTAGTCCACCACGGCCACCGTCAGGTGGGCCTCCGCGCCCACCCGCTTCTGGCTGGAGGCAATCGAGTACATCCGCGGCGTCAGCCTGCGCAGCGCGCGGACCAGCTCCTGGGCGCTCCAGGCCGCGGGCCAGGCCCGCAGCACGTCGATGATCTGGTGGCTGGCCAGCAGCGCCCGGAACTTCTCCCCGCCGCCGGGGGCGAGGGTGGCCTGCAGGTCCGCGCTCCCCGAGAGCGCCGCGTGCTTCTCCAGGAACGGACGGCTCAGGCGCGTCAGCTCCAGCTCCGTCTCCAGCCACTGCTTCAGGGGCAGGGTGCGTCCGTCCCGGGCCAACGGGGCCCCGCCGTCGAGCCGCAGCTCGGACAGGAAAGCCTCCACCAGCGCGGGCGGGTTGTGCGGCCAGATGCCAAGCGAGTCGCCCGGCTCGTAGCTCAGGCCCGAGTCGCCCAGGGACAGCTCGAGGTGGCGCACGTCCTTCAGGGCGCCCCGGCCGGTGATGCGCTGGTTGGCGAGCACCTCGGCGGTGTAGGGCGCGTCCCGGCCAAAGGCCGGGGCCACTGGCGTGCTCCGGGGCAGCATGACGACGGAGGCGGTTTCCTCGGGGACGAGCGCCTCCTTCGCCTTGGCCACGGCCTGATCGAGCCAGCCCGCCGCGACGGGCTCGAAGTCCACGTCGCAGTCGGCCCGGTCCACCCAGCGCTGGGCGCCGAGCTCCACCAGGCGCGCGTCGAGCGCGCGGCTCACCTCGCAGTATTTGGGATAGCTGGTGTCGCCCAGCCCCAGCACCGCGAAGCGGAGCTGCTCCAGCCGGGGGGCGCGCTTGCCCGTGAGGAAGTCCACGAAGCCACGGGCATCGTCCGGCGGATCCCCGTCGCCCTGGGTGCTGATGACGAGGTAGAGCAGGCGCTCCTTCTGGAGCTCCCGGACCGGGTACGCCCCGGCGCGCAGGATGCGCGTCTTGAGCCCCGAGGCCTCCGCCTGGCGCTGGAGGCGCTCGGCCAGCAGGCGGCTGTTTCCCGTCTGCGTGCCGTAGACGATGGTGAGCACCGTGTCCGGCACGGCCTGGGGCGCGGGCGTGGGGACGGCGGTGGAGGCGGGGAGCGGCGAGCGGGCGGCGAGGCCCGCGATGTAGCCGCTCAGCCACTGGAGCGTCTGCGCATCGAGCCCGTCAATGGCCCGGTGCAACAGCGCGCTCCGCTCCTCTCCCAGCAGCGTGTTCACGAAAGGCGAGGCTCCAGAGGAAAGGGGGGGGGCCAGGCGGGTCACCCCGCTGTTCGAGGAGGTGCTCATGGCTGGTGACGCTCCTGGGCCTTCAGCACCTGATCCACCCAGCCCTCCAGGCTGGCGGAAGGCGTCAGGGCGAAGCCATGGTCCCGCAGGGCGCGGTGCGCCTGGGGCGCGGTGGAGTGGAAGAGGACGAAGAGGCCCGTCTCGGCCAGGGCCAGGGCCACCTCGGTGTCACCCCGGACGACCGTGACGTGCCGGCCGAGATCGAACAGGCGGCGCTCCAACTGGAAGGCCTGCTCCTCGGCGTCCGGCGTCTCGGGCAGCAGGAAGACGCCGCCCGTCTGGCCCAGGCGCGCGTGCCGCTCCCCGGCCGTGACGAGCGAGCCCGCCTGGGCCCGGCCCGTGCGGGCCCCCGCCGGGCCCAGAATCATGCCGGCGGCGACGGTGTCGTGCGTGAGCGCATCGATGACGATGAAGGAGCCGGTGCGGCGGTTGTCCCGGTACGAGTCGCAGAGCAGCGGCCGCTTGCACACCAGGTGCACCTTGCCGATGTCGTTGAGGGACAGCGACTCGGCGGGGACCTCGGAGAGGTTCTCCAGGTCCATGCGCCAGAGCACCTGCTCGATGGAGGTGGGTACCGTGCGCGTGGTGTGCTTCACCAGGTAGCGGCGGCTGCGGTCCAGCGGCTGCTCGCCAAACCACACCAGCATGGCCTCCAGCTGGTTCAGCACCGCGGGCGGCTGCTCCACGTGGGTGATGACGTCGCCCCGGCTGATGTCCACCTCGTCGGCGAGCCGCAGGGTGACGGAGTGGGGGGCGCGCTGCTGCTCGTGAGAGCCCTCGAAGGTGTCGATGGCCGTTACCCGGGTGCGCCGCTGCGAGGGCAGCACCATCACCTCGTCGCCCACCCGCACCGAGCCGGAGGCAATCTGCCCGGCGAAGCCCCGGTAGTCCTGGTGGGGGCGCAGCACGTACTGCACGGGGAAGCGCAGCGGGGCCGCGTCCAGGTGGCGCTGGTGGGGCAGGGACTCCAGCCACGCGAGGAGCGTGCCCCCCTCGTGCCAGGGCGTCCGCGCGCTCAGCTGGGTGATGTTGTCCCCCTGGCGGGCGCTGACGGGAAAGAGGCGGATCTGCGTGAAGCCGAGCGGCCGGGCGAAGTCGGCCAGCTCGCGGCCGATGCGCTCGAACACGGCCCGGTCGAAGTCCACCATGTCCATCTTGTTCACCGCCACCGCCAGGTACGGAATGCCCAGCAGCGAGGCGATGTACGCGTGGCGCCGCGTCTGCGGCAGCACGCCCAGCCGCGCGTCCGCGAGGATGACGGCCGCGTCCGCCGTGGAGGCGCCGGTGGCCATGTTGCGCGTGTACTGGATGTGGCCCGGGGTGTCCGCGACGATGACCTTGCGGCGCGGCGTGGAGAAGTACCGGTACGCCACGTCGATGGTGATGCCCTGCTCGCGCTCGGCCTTCAGGCCGTCGGTGAAGAGCGAGAAGTCGAGCTCCTCGCCGGGAAGCTCGCCGTGGGCCGCGTTCTGGAGCCCCTTGGCCAGTGGGCCCGCCGTTCCTTCCAGGGCCGCGGCGCGCTTGGCGGTGGCCTTCCGGACGGCGGAGATCTGATCCTCGAAGAGGCCGTCGCACTCGTAGAGGAGCCGGCCGATGAGGGTGGACTTGCCGTCGTCGACGGAGCCCACGACGACCAGGCGCAGCAGCTCCTTGTCCGCGTGGGTGGCCAGGAACACCGACACGTCGGTGATGGGCTGGGGGGAGGTATTCATTAGAAGTAGCCCTCGCGCTTCTTGAGCTCCATCGAGCCCTCTTCGTCGTGGTCGATGAGCCGGCCCTGCCGCTCGGACTGGCGGGCATTGACCATTTCCAGGATGACGTCGCCGACCGTGGCGGCCGACGACTCGATGGCGCCGCTGAGCGGATAGCAGCCCAGCGTGCGGAACCGCACCCGCTTCATCTGGGGCTTCTCTCCGGGCCGCAGCCGCATCCGCTCATCGTCGATCATGATGAGGTTGCCGCTGCGCTCCACCACCGGGCGCTCGGCGGCGAAGTAGAGCGGCACGACGGGGATCTTCTCCTGGAGGATGTAGTGCCACACGTCCAGCTCGGTCCAGTTGGACAGCGGGAAGACGCGCATGCTCTCCCCTGCGTCGATGCGGCCGTTGTAGAGGTTCCACAGCTCGGGCCGCTGACGGCGCGGATCCCACTGCCCGTGGCGGTCGCGGAAGGAGAAGACGCGCTCCTTGGCGCGGGACTTCTCCTCGTCCCGGCGCGCCCCGCCGAAGGCCGCGTCGAAGCCGTGCTGCGCGAGCGCCTCCAGCAGCGCCTGCGTCTTCATGGCGTGGGTGTACTTCTGGCTGCCGTGGTCGAACGGGTTGATGCCCGCGGCGAGCGCCTGGCGGTTCTGGTGCACGAGCAGCCGGAAGCCATGCTGCGCGGTGAACTGGTCCCGGAAGGTGTACATGTCCCGGAACTTCCACGTGGTGTCCACGTGGAGCAGCGGGAAGGGCAGGGGGGCCGGGTGGAAGGCCTTGCGCGCCAGGTGCAGGAGCACCTGCGAGTCCTTGCCGATGCTGTAGAGCATCACCGGGTTGGCGAACTCCGCCACCGTCTCCCGGAGGATGTGGATGCTCTCGGCCTCCAGGACCGTGAGGTGGGACAGACGCGAGGACTCACTCATGGCCGCCCTCCGCCACCTGCGCGAAGGCGCCATCCGCCGCCACGGGCCGCTGGGCCAGCGAGCGCAGCTGCGAGCGCAGGGAGACGACTTC from Stigmatella aurantiaca encodes:
- the cysI gene encoding assimilatory sulfite reductase (NADPH) hemoprotein subunit, giving the protein MSKTPPKPLSEVEHIKARSQLLRGTMAESLVDPVTGAIAPADTSLIKFHGSYQQDDRDIREERRLQKLEPDYSFMIRTRLPGGVCTPAQWLALDAISQKHANGTLRLTTRQAFQFHGIIKGDLKPVMGEIHAALLDTLAACGDVNRNVMCNPNPADSRVHETVFQWTTRLSEHLLPKTRAYYEIWLNGEKVEGGEEEPIYGPTYLPRKFKAAVVVPPLNDVDVFSQDLGFIAILENGALAGFNVAVGGGMGATHGDAATYPRLADVIGFITPEQLLAVAENVVKVQRDYGDRTNRKHARLKYTIQDRGIAWFTAELESRLGFSLQPARPFAFDHNGDRFGWLEGHDGRWHLTLRLESGRVADTADARLMTGLREIAKIHQGDFRLTPNQNLIIAGVPAAARKDIDALAAAHGLEGYRRASPLRLNALACVALPTCGLAMAEAERYLPRVVGLLEERLTAHGLQDEKILLRITGCPNGCARPYLAEIALVGKAPGRYNLHLGGDTRGQRLNNLYRENIDEAGVLEALEPLFAAYSRDRQPGEGFGDFTLRAGHVAPFSAASSPPR
- a CDS encoding sulfate ABC transporter substrate-binding protein, with product MSTGVRAPRSLFLPLLAALLLLPLLPGCSRSGGESEAVTLLNVSYDPTREFYEEFNAAFAKQWEAKSGKKLSVKQSHGGSGKQARAVIDGLEADVVTLALAYDVDMLHDKADLIPANWQTRLEHNSAPYTSTIVFVVRKGNPKGLRDWEDLIQPGVSVITPNPKTSGGARWNYLAAWGHALRQAGGDEAKAQDFVTRLFRNVPVLDSGARGATTTFAERGMGDVLLAWENEALLLTEEVGKDRFEIIVPSESILAEPPVSVVDKNADKRGTRAVAEAYLQHLYSDEGQELAAKHHYRPRSQAIAAKHASHFPAVKLFTIDEAFGGWRKAQQAHFDDGGIFDRIYAPQAQ
- a CDS encoding assimilatory sulfite reductase (NADPH) flavoprotein subunit, whose amino-acid sequence is MSTSSNSGVTRLAPPLSSGASPFVNTLLGEERSALLHRAIDGLDAQTLQWLSGYIAGLAARSPLPASTAVPTPAPQAVPDTVLTIVYGTQTGNSRLLAERLQRQAEASGLKTRILRAGAYPVRELQKERLLYLVISTQGDGDPPDDARGFVDFLTGKRAPRLEQLRFAVLGLGDTSYPKYCEVSRALDARLVELGAQRWVDRADCDVDFEPVAAGWLDQAVAKAKEALVPEETASVVMLPRSTPVAPAFGRDAPYTAEVLANQRITGRGALKDVRHLELSLGDSGLSYEPGDSLGIWPHNPPALVEAFLSELRLDGGAPLARDGRTLPLKQWLETELELTRLSRPFLEKHAALSGSADLQATLAPGGGEKFRALLASHQIIDVLRAWPAAWSAQELVRALRRLTPRMYSIASSQKRVGAEAHLTVAVVDYVAFGTPHQGAASSYLATRGTSEGTARVFVEHNERFRLPKDTDRDILMIGPGTGVAPFRAFTQERAETGGKGRNWLFFGEQHFRSQFLYQTEWQEALKKGELSRLSLAFSRDQAEKIYVQQRLREAGKDVYAWLEGGAHLYVCGEAQRMAPDVHAALLDIITTHGGRSREDAEAWLQTLREEQRYQRDIY
- the cysT gene encoding sulfate ABC transporter permease subunit CysT, encoding MARRARRILPGFGLTLGLTWFYLGLLVIVPLSSLFLKTFTLSWDQFWTTVGSARALAAYRLTFGASLVAAVTNAVFGLLVAWVLVRYRFPGKSLVDALVDLPFALPTAVAGLTLTALYSSNGWYGRYLEAAGIQVAFTSVGVAVALTFIGLPFVVRTVQPVLEDIDVDVEEAAATLGATPWETFTRVIFPAILPALLSGFTLALARALGEYGSVVFISGNMPMRTEIAPLLIITQLEQYDYAGATAIAVVMLTASFALLLAVNLLQRWSRRRLEARPS
- the cysD gene encoding sulfate adenylyltransferase subunit CysD, with protein sequence MSESSRLSHLTVLEAESIHILRETVAEFANPVMLYSIGKDSQVLLHLARKAFHPAPLPFPLLHVDTTWKFRDMYTFRDQFTAQHGFRLLVHQNRQALAAGINPFDHGSQKYTHAMKTQALLEALAQHGFDAAFGGARRDEEKSRAKERVFSFRDRHGQWDPRRQRPELWNLYNGRIDAGESMRVFPLSNWTELDVWHYILQEKIPVVPLYFAAERPVVERSGNLIMIDDERMRLRPGEKPQMKRVRFRTLGCYPLSGAIESSAATVGDVILEMVNARQSERQGRLIDHDEEGSMELKKREGYF
- the cysW gene encoding sulfate ABC transporter permease subunit CysW, with protein sequence MQSTSLLLLRQKEHARTGSPLVRWALIGTALLFLGVFLVVPLVAVFHHAFQKGAGPYLAALQEPEAWSAIRLTVLAALIAVPLNLVFGVASAWLIARFRFPGRDLLITLIDLPFSVSPVIAGLIFVLLFGRQGWLGPWLAEHGISIIFAVPGIVLATLFVTFPFVAREVLPVMQAQGSDEEEAALTLGASGWRTFFTITLPKVKWGVLYGVILCNARAMGEFGAVSVVSGHVRGVTTTLPLHAEILYNEYDFVGAFAVASLLTLLGLVTLAVKKYIEWRAHTP
- a CDS encoding sulfate adenylyltransferase subunit 1, with amino-acid sequence MNTSPQPITDVSVFLATHADKELLRLVVVGSVDDGKSTLIGRLLYECDGLFEDQISAVRKATAKRAAALEGTAGPLAKGLQNAAHGELPGEELDFSLFTDGLKAEREQGITIDVAYRYFSTPRRKVIVADTPGHIQYTRNMATGASTADAAVILADARLGVLPQTRRHAYIASLLGIPYLAVAVNKMDMVDFDRAVFERIGRELADFARPLGFTQIRLFPVSARQGDNITQLSARTPWHEGGTLLAWLESLPHQRHLDAAPLRFPVQYVLRPHQDYRGFAGQIASGSVRVGDEVMVLPSQRRTRVTAIDTFEGSHEQQRAPHSVTLRLADEVDISRGDVITHVEQPPAVLNQLEAMLVWFGEQPLDRSRRYLVKHTTRTVPTSIEQVLWRMDLENLSEVPAESLSLNDIGKVHLVCKRPLLCDSYRDNRRTGSFIVIDALTHDTVAAGMILGPAGARTGRAQAGSLVTAGERHARLGQTGGVFLLPETPDAEEQAFQLERRLFDLGRHVTVVRGDTEVALALAETGLFVLFHSTAPQAHRALRDHGFALTPSASLEGWVDQVLKAQERHQP